The DNA region TCATCCATGACCAGAACGTCGCCCGCCAGTTCAGGCGGCAGCTCTGCCGCGGTGCCGAGAAGGACCACCGTGCGTCGGTCGCACTTGAATCGGTCACGCAGGTTCCAGAGCGCCTGGATCACGGCGGGACTCCCGAGCCACCGGTTGGCCATGAGGACGAACAGCACCGTCTCGGGCGGCAGCTTCGCCGCGCCGGTGAAGAGCTCCTGCGGGTTGCCGCGGGTCGCGTCGAAGCCATCGCCCACCACCATGGCGCGCGCGGCTTGCCCCTCGGAATTCGAGGCGCGAAGGCCGCTTGCGGCGTCCCACGCGAGCTGCGGCACGGACTCCTTCAGGCTCTCCGCCAGGAGCTGGATCGTGGCCGCGGCATCCGGCGTGGTGATGGCGACCAGCGGCACGCTGACCCTCCGCGCCGCCCGGAACTGCGCGACGAGCGGATTCGGCGTCCCCGCGGCCGGAGCGGCCACGATCGCGACCTCCGGCGGGTCGAGTACAGTCTGCATTCCTCCTCCTGAGTGGTCAGTGGGGGGATGATGTCCGGCCGGCAACGGTTCACCCGCGCACGTCCTCCGCCCCGCGCGGTCAGCGAGCGGCGGACGCCGGCCCGGCCGGAAAACCCGCTTCGGCATTCTCCTCATCCTTCCGCCCGCGGCCCCCCGGCCGCTGGCGGCGCGTGCCGCGCCCCCGCCGCGTCGTGCACCTGCTACCGGACGAACTCGATCCCTTCGGGAGTCCGCACCAAGTGGCCCAGGGAGACGCCGGTGGATCTCAGGACGAGTTCGACCCGCGCCTGCACCCGCGGGCCGGTGCGCCTGAAGTCGATTTCCTCCAGCGGATAGCCCGCCGCCAGCGCGCCGCGACTCAGGATCCCGCGCGTCAGGCGGATCGGTGTCCCGCGGAGCCTCCGCTCCAGCCCGGCGGCCAGCTCACCGAGCCCGCCAACGAGGACCGCGACGGCACGCACGACCACGGGATCGCCCTCCACCAGCCGGGCCCGCAGCATGTGCTTGCACGGACCCTCCCGCGGGCCCCCGCGCCACGCGAGGTCGCCGCAGTCGCAGGGCAGGGGCGCGCACGGGGACAGGTCCACGTAGTGGGGCTCCGCTCCGCCCATGACCCGGAAGCGCCGCCCGCCCAGGCTGTTCGCCTGGAGCGGAAGCGCACGCGCGAGGCGCCCCAACTCGATCCCGAACGCCAGGTGCCCCGTCAGAACGTCGTCACCGCTCGAAAGCGGGTGTTCAGCTGAGATGTCCGGCGGTACGGGACCGCCGCCCGAACCCACGGCTGCTCCCGTCGTCCGGTGTCCGATCGCACCCATGGTTTCCGGATGGCTGGGGGTGGGTCCCTGTCGGGAGCAATGAGCGCCGTCGAACGAGGCACGCATGGCGAGCCCCAGCGCCGTCCTGTCGTGGCCGGGGGCGCCGCGGGTGCTAGCGGTCCGCGAGCTCCAGCTCCAGCACGTCCTTGCGCTCGGTGGGCGAGCCCAGCCACAGCACCATGTCGTGGACGGCCGGCGTGCCCGGATACGCGCCCTGGATGCCTCCGACCGGCTGGTCGGAACCGAGCAGCGCGTTGATCGCAGCCCGCGCGATCCGCTTGGCCGCCTGGACGCTGCCGGCGGACACCGAGAAGACGACGTGCGCGGGATAGGTGAACGTGAATCCCCGGGTCTCCTCGCGGGACGGCGTGGCTTCCCCGGCGAACACCAGCCACGCGGACGCCAGGCGGGCCGCGGGATCGACCTCCCGGCCCGCCAGCATCGGGTTCTGGTCCAGGGTGATGGCCGCGCGCCTGAGCGCCTCGGGATCGTCCGCGGCGATGGTCTGGAGCACGCGGGCGTACGCGGCGGCGAGCTGATCGGCCGAGATGCTGGAATCGGGATGGGTGATCATGGCTGGTTGAAGCTCCATTCGTTTGGGAAGGTGGGGAACGACAGTGCGGGCGCCTATCGAGGGAGGCGCCCGCACTGGACAAGCATCGGTGTGCAGGAAGAGCCGGGTTGCCGCCGTCCGGGCTCACTTCCCCATTCTTTTCCCGGCGCGGCCCGCGGGCCGCTGGTGGTGCGGCTTGATGGGATCCGGTGCGTTCCGCAATTCCCCGTGGAATTCTGGAGCGGGGACGCGCTCTGTAAGCTGAGGCGGCTTCTGCGCGGTGATCGTCAGGGCCGGCGGAGGCATCTGATGGGGAACGTCGTGTATTTGCTGGAATCCAGGCGGACCACTCGTCAGTCGCGCCCCAGCGGGTTCCAACGCAGCACTTCAAGCGGCAATGAGCGGTGCTCCATCGCCTAGCGCTCCAGTTCCAGCTCCCTCCACGGCCCACGAGGGCGGATTCACGCCTTCGGCCGTGTGTAGCCGTGCGAGCAACTCCAAGAGCGCTCCCCGCGCCCCCGCCCTGGCCTGATCCGGCACATTGGCGGTGAGCACATCCAGCGCAGCGTCAGCGACGGATGGGACGGACGACAGGTACAGGAGCGTGAGCGACCGCCGGATCCGTGGATGTGGGCTGGTTTCGCCACCGATGAACTTCTTGAGCGTCGTCCGGCCCAATCCCGCTCGCCTGGCCACCAACCGCAGCGATGAAGCGTCCGCCTCGTCCCGCACCCACGCGCGCACCGTCTCGATCGGCACGGCCCGCCAATCAAATCCAGTCATCACTCTACCCTCTCCGTGCAGCCAAAAGCGGCGCGGGCGACTCCCGAGGTGAGAGGCGCCCGCGCTGGACGGACCATCCGTGTATCATCGATCCGGTAGCGCGCGAACCCGGGCTCGCACCCCCATTCTTCGTCGAGCGCGGCCCGCGGGCCGCGGCTTCCTGGACCCCGGGAGCGATCGCCGTGAGTCGTACTCGAGCCCGCGCGAGCGTGGGAGCGACTCAGGATCCAGCAGCGAGCGCGGCGATTGTCAGGGTTGGCGGAGGCATCCCACGGTAATCGTCGTGTATTCGCCGGAATCCAGGCGGATCACTCGCCCGTCGACCAAGCAGCTTGAGCGGGGGGCCTCGGGCCCAGGCTCAAATCCACCTCGACCCGCGGCTCCCCCTTGCTGGAACGCCGGGATCTGGAAGCTCTGATCATCGGTCGGGGGCGAATGAACTCTTCGAGCAAGGTCGCCTCTTTGTCCTTGGTGGGGAGAGAGAGTAAATTGGGCGCACTGAGGTGGTAACCACACGCTCCCGCGCACTCACGAGCGAGCTGATCGTGTCTTTTCCGTGGACAGAAGAAGAACTTCGGGCACGTGTTGGGGCGGCCGTCCAAAGCTACTGGTCGGCACGCGGGGGGCAGGCCGGTAAACAGAAAGCCGGAGGCATCGTTACAGACGCAGGCACCCGTAGTGAGGTGACGGGCGGTCAGCATCTAAAAGGCTTCACTGGTCTCTTGTGCGACCTCATCTCCTCGGCAGGATACCAGAGTTCCGAACTGCGCTTCAAATCAGGGGTGGAACTGCCGGGTTTCTACCGACCCACGAAACAGTGGGACATCGTCGTCGTTCGCAACGGGCGGCTCTGTGCTGCGATCGAGATGAAGAGTCAGGTTGGGCCGAGCTTCGGAAACAATTTCAACAACCGAACCGAAGAAGCAGTCGGCAGTTCAACCGATCTTTGGTTAGCTTTTCGGGAAGGTCTCCTGGGTGTTCAGCAGCCTTGGGTGGGGTACTTCTTCTTCCTTGAAGATGCACCTGCTTCAACGAAGCCCGTGAAACTCGCCTCATCGGTATTCTCCCCCGACGAGGTCTTCCGAGGCACGTCATACCGCGACAGGTACGAAATCCTTTGTACCCGGATGGTCCTCGAACGGAACTACAATGCCGCCGCGCTGATTACTTCGGAACGGGACTCCGGTGGAGCCTACGACGAACCGTCTTCGGCTTTAGGGGTCGAGAGTTTCTGTCGTGCCCTATTCGGCCATCTGATTGGGTGTGCCTGACGCATGGTCGAGTCGATTCCGTCGGTGTGGTCGGATACGGTGCAGCAATCCGCCGAAGCTGTTGCAGTGCTTGGAGCCGTGTTCACGAAGCCGAGCGTGGTGAACGTCATCCTCGACCTTGCAGGATACAGGAGCAACTCCACGCGCTTAGCAACCAAGCGAGTGTTAGAGCCAAGCTGCGGGGATGGCGCTTTTCTGAGCGAGGTTTTGCGAAGACTCATAGAGTCAGAGGCTCAGTACTGCCCAGGTGGAGCTTGGGATTCGCCGGAATTGATGGATTCGATCCGCGCTGTTGACCTCGACCTTGCCTCGCTCGCTTCGGCACGCCGAATGATGCAGCAGCAGCTCTTGGACGCTGGCTGTCCGGTCAAACGTGCCAAAGTGTTGGTTGAGAATTGGACTGAACACCGAGACTTCCTCATCGGAGATTGGGACACTCGCTTCGACTTCGTGTTGGGGAATCCCCCGTATGTGCGGATAGAAGATGTACCGCGCCCGCTGCTGGAGAGATATCGGGCCGAGTTCTCAACTCTCTCGCATCGAGCAGACCTTTACGTCGCGTTCCTTGAACGTGGCCTGGATTTGATCTCGAAACAGGGTGTTCTAGCGTTTATTTGCGCGAATCGGTTCGCGAAAAACCAGTACGGTGCCGCAATCCGTTCGTTGATCGCTGAACGCTACCATGTCCGATACTATCTGAACTTGGAGCATACACAGCCGTTTCAGTCGGACGTCTCTGCATATCCGGCCATCCTTGTGGTGGACCGCGAGCGTGGGCTCAGTACTCAAGCAGCGCGATTGGCGAACGTTGAGGAAGGTACCTTAGATGCTATCCGCACCGAGCTGCTTGCGCGCACGTCCGAAGGTACGCTGACCTCGCGGTTCACCAATTGGTATCCTGACGGAGGCCCATGGGTGACGACGTCGCTCAAGCGCCATGGCGAGTGGCAGGATATTTCCGCCAAGCACACCCCATTGCTTGAATCAGCGCCGGGAACGCGTCTCGGTATTGGTGTAGCTACCGGGGCCGATCGAGTTTTCATCCTACCGCAATTTGCAGATGCGATCGAGGCATCGAGGCAAGTTCCTCTCGCCATGGCCGCTGACGTGCGGAACTCTGGCGTCGAGTGGTCAGGGAAGATTCTGCTCAATCCCTTCGTTGGCGACGAGACGGCGGATCTCGTTGATCTAAGCGAGTTCCAAGGATTGGCCCGTTATCTGGCAGAGCACGCAATGCAGTTGAAGAATCGCCACGTCGCGAGAGCAAGACCCCATGTCTGGTATCGGACGATCGACAAGATTACCGTGGCGTTGCGCACGAGAGAGAAGCTGCTCATTCCAGATATTCAACGTGGGGGAACCGTGGGCTATGATCCCGGGCGACTCTACCCTCACCATAATCTCTACTGGGTCACGTCTGAGACGTGGAACTTAAGAGCGCTGCAGGCACTGCTCCGGAGCCGCCTTGTTCGAGAACAAGTGGCGGGTTATTCGGTCCAGATGATGAAAGGGGCACTTCGCTACCAAGCACAGACGCTACGCAAAGTACGTATTCCCGCGCTGGCGACGATCCCTGATCCGGTTTTTGAACGGCTTTCCCTTCTCGGAGGAGCGGCCGATCAGGATGAAATAGACGATGCCGCGGTGGAAGCGTTCAGTAGGAGCGGCTGAGACAACTCGCGTCAATCGTGAGGGAATCCTGCGTTCGTGCGAGCTTCACTGAGTAAGGCTCGCCGAACCGAAGGAGAGTCTTACTTTGGTGGCGGTGTGGCAACGTAGATCGTGCTAGCTTAGGAGGTACTTTATGTATAGTCCACCCCCCCTCAAGGCGGAGTTACTCGACTGCGTGCGTCGCCTTGCTTCGATCTTGGCTGCGAGGACGGAGTCGTTGAATGCGATTATCGCCGCTTTGATCGAGGAACCCGCCGCACCGACAATCCGAACAGTGCGGCCGGTCCCGGAGAGCGTTTCGCGAACGCTTCCTCTGATGGTCCAAGCTCTGGGGTCATCATCCCACACGTTGATCCGACTCTCGGATCAGCCAGGCCTTCATACTAGAGACTGCTATTCCATCGTTCGCTCGATTGTAGAGTTGGGTGTGAATGTGTGCTTCATCGTGGCCGGTGGAGAGGAATTAGCAGAGCGGGCCCTTCGTCACACCAGACAGAAATCATTCCGAGAGTTGCAGCGGGAGTCGAAAATAGGCGGGAGTGGAATTGGGCTGGAGTTCTCTGGCCGGCCAGATCCCTCGTCAATTGACGGCTTGGTGGAAGAGCTTGCCGAATTCGAATCAAAGAGCGGTCAAGAGAAGCAGCAGTGGGTGGACGAGAGTATCGACAAGCGTATTCAGCGTGCAGGGGATATACTGGGCGAGTCAGTTCTATCCGATCTGCACTTCGCTCGTTTCATGATTTACCGCCACTCGTCAGAGGTTCTCCACGGAACGCACTTCGGTGTACACCACTGTTTTGGACTTACGGTCCCGAGTGAGGGCGTGGATCCCTTGAACCGGATGGGCGATAATCATATGGTGATCCTCATGGCAGCAAACCTGACACTCTCTGCGGTTGCGACTGCCGTGGATTGTGCCTACGGTTTTCCTGGGGTGAGACGGAGTTCGAAGGATCTCTGGAGGCTCACTCGGGAAATTCCGCACTTCACTGTGGCCGAAGCCGGCGATCCCGAACGAGCTAAGTGAGGCTTTCGCAGAGCGGTTCCGCCCACGAGCAGATTTGGACTCAAGTCTGGAAGCTATGATATACTCGGAATAGTTCAGTGAAGCTGGCTGTGGACACCGAAAGATGATCTCGGACGGCCGGGCCTGCTTCGAGAGCGCGGGAGGAGCAGGGGGCCCGGAGGGCGGGCGCGACCGGCGCCGGGGTCGGGATGACGTTCGGTTCTTCACGTGGGGCATCCGGGGCAATGCGTGCACGCCGGGGCGGGCGGTCGCGCCTCCTCCGGGCGGGCGCGCAGCTGTTCGATGAAGGCGGTCATGGATCCCGGCCGGGGCTCCGCTCCGCGCGTCCCTTTTCGTTCACGCCGCCAGAGACCCTCGATCCGGCGCAGTCCCGGGCGGGCGAGCCGTTCCATCTCGATGATCCGGTCCGCGAGGCCGGGGTGGTGGTCCACGAGGTATCGGACATCGTCCGTGGTGCTGCTGGGGCAGAACCAGCAGGCGGACTTCCGCGGCACCGCCGGCACGCCCGCGCCGGCGGCGATGCGTACAAGCTCCGGGTCGGCCAGGATCTCGGCTTCGCAGCGCTCCCGGTCC from Longimicrobium terrae includes:
- a CDS encoding Eco57I restriction-modification methylase domain-containing protein; amino-acid sequence: MVESIPSVWSDTVQQSAEAVAVLGAVFTKPSVVNVILDLAGYRSNSTRLATKRVLEPSCGDGAFLSEVLRRLIESEAQYCPGGAWDSPELMDSIRAVDLDLASLASARRMMQQQLLDAGCPVKRAKVLVENWTEHRDFLIGDWDTRFDFVLGNPPYVRIEDVPRPLLERYRAEFSTLSHRADLYVAFLERGLDLISKQGVLAFICANRFAKNQYGAAIRSLIAERYHVRYYLNLEHTQPFQSDVSAYPAILVVDRERGLSTQAARLANVEEGTLDAIRTELLARTSEGTLTSRFTNWYPDGGPWVTTSLKRHGEWQDISAKHTPLLESAPGTRLGIGVATGADRVFILPQFADAIEASRQVPLAMAADVRNSGVEWSGKILLNPFVGDETADLVDLSEFQGLARYLAEHAMQLKNRHVARARPHVWYRTIDKITVALRTREKLLIPDIQRGGTVGYDPGRLYPHHNLYWVTSETWNLRALQALLRSRLVREQVAGYSVQMMKGALRYQAQTLRKVRIPALATIPDPVFERLSLLGGAADQDEIDDAAVEAFSRSG
- a CDS encoding DUF5677 domain-containing protein — encoded protein: MVQALGSSSHTLIRLSDQPGLHTRDCYSIVRSIVELGVNVCFIVAGGEELAERALRHTRQKSFRELQRESKIGGSGIGLEFSGRPDPSSIDGLVEELAEFESKSGQEKQQWVDESIDKRIQRAGDILGESVLSDLHFARFMIYRHSSEVLHGTHFGVHHCFGLTVPSEGVDPLNRMGDNHMVILMAANLTLSAVATAVDCAYGFPGVRRSSKDLWRLTREIPHFTVAEAGDPERAK
- a CDS encoding PaeR7I family type II restriction endonuclease gives rise to the protein MSFPWTEEELRARVGAAVQSYWSARGGQAGKQKAGGIVTDAGTRSEVTGGQHLKGFTGLLCDLISSAGYQSSELRFKSGVELPGFYRPTKQWDIVVVRNGRLCAAIEMKSQVGPSFGNNFNNRTEEAVGSSTDLWLAFREGLLGVQQPWVGYFFFLEDAPASTKPVKLASSVFSPDEVFRGTSYRDRYEILCTRMVLERNYNAAALITSERDSGGAYDEPSSALGVESFCRALFGHLIGCA